One Cuculus canorus isolate bCucCan1 chromosome 1, bCucCan1.pri, whole genome shotgun sequence DNA segment encodes these proteins:
- the SLITRK5 gene encoding SLIT and NTRK-like protein 5 isoform X2: MYACCSTVTLEQDLNKKMHIWMLQTIAFALTSLVLSWAESIEYYGEICDNACPCEEKDSILTVSCENRGIISLFEISPPRFPVYHLLLSGNLLNRLYPNQFVNYTGASILHLGSNDIQDIETGAFHGLRGLRRLHLNNNKLELLRDDTFLGLESLEYLQVDYNYISVIEPNAFSKLHLLQVLILNDNLLSSLPNNLFRFVPLTHLDLRGNRLKLLPYVGLLQHMDKVVELQLEENPWNCSCELIALKDWLDSISYSALVGDVVCETPFRLHGRDLDEVSKQELCPRRLILDYEMRPQTPLSTTGYFHTTPASVNSVATSSSAVYKSPLKPPKGTRQPNKTRVRPTSRLPSKDLGYSNYGPSIAYQTKSPVPLECPTACTCNLQISDLGLNVNCQERKIESISELQPKPYNPKKMYLTENYIALVRRADFVDATGLDLLHLGNNRISVIQDRAFGDLTNLRRLYLNGNRIERLSPELFYGLQSLQYLFLQYNVIREIEAGTFEPVPNLQLLFLNNNLLRSLPGNIFSGLSLYRLSLRSNHFSYLPVSGVLDQLKSLLQIDLHENPWDCTCDVVGMKLWLEQLNTGVLVDQVICESPKKFAQNDMRAVRVELLCPDYSDIVVSTPTPSPGQLPARTTSPSATVRLNGTAAAGGSTGGGSSVPLSVLILSLLLVFIMSVFVAAGLFVLVMKRRKKGQGDHASANNSDVSSFNMQYSVYGGGHHHHHHHPHLQQHPPHRGGGGSAALPKVKTPAGHVYEYIPHPLGHMCKNPIYRSREGNAGEDYKDLHELKVTYGAHPLQPGGGTAPPPPPPPPPPPAPGGEEAPARSPAYSVSTIEPREELLSPGQDADRFYRGILEPDKHSPSSALGTPGSALPEYPKLPAAYTYSPNYDLRRAHQYLHPGPGDGRLRETVLYSPPSTVYVEPNRNEYLELKAKLNAEPDYLEVLEKQTTFSQF, translated from the coding sequence atgtacGCTTGCTGCTCTACAGTAACTTTGGAACAGGATctcaataaaaaaatgcatatctGGATGCTGCAGACGATCGCATTTGCTTTAACATCGCTAGTCCTTTCGTGGGCAGAAAGCATCGAGTATTATGGGGAAATCTGTGATAATGCATGTCCTTGTGAGGAGAAGGACAGCATCTTAACAGTGAGCTGTGAAAACAGAGGGATCATCAGCCTTTTTGAGATCAGTCCACCAAGGTTCCCCGTGTACCACCTCTTGTTGTCTGGAAACCTTTTGAACAGGCTGTATCCGAACCAGTTTGTCAATTACACGGGCGCTTCAATTTTGCATCTGGGGAGCAATGACATACAAGACATTGAAACCGGGGCCTTTCATGGTCTGAGAGGTCTAAGGAGGCTGCACCTGAACAATAACAAGCTGGAACTTTTACGGGATGACACTTTCCTTGGACTAGAGAGTTTGGAATACCTACAGGTCGATTATAATTATATTAGCGTCATTGAACCCAATGCCTTCAGCAAACTGCATTTGCTGCAGGTGCTGATTCTCAATGATAACCTCCTCTCCAGTTTGCCCAACAACCTTTTCCGTTTTGTGCCCTTAACACACCTGGACCTGAGGGGTAACCGGCTGAAACTATTGCCCTATGTGGGCCTTTTGCAGCACATGGATAAAGTGGTAGAGCTGCAGTTGGAGGAAAACCCCTGGAATTGCTCTTGTGAGTTGATTGCTCTAAAGGATTGGCTGGACAGTATCtcctactctgctctggtgggagatgtggtTTGTGAGACCCCTTTCCGCTTACATGGTCGAGATTTGGATGAAGTCTCCAAGCAGGAGCTTTGCCCCAGACGGCTCATCTTGGATTATGAAATGAGACCACAGACACCATTGAGCACCACAGGGTATTTCCACACTACCCCAGCCTCAGTCAACTCTGTGGCCACttcttcttcagctgtttaCAAATCCCCTTTGAAGCCCCCCAAAGGGACCCGCCAACCCAACAAAACAAGGGTGCGACCCACTTCCCGCCTGCCCTCAAAAGACCTGGGATACAGCAACTACGGACCCAGCATTGCCTACCAGACCAAATCCCCGGTGCCTCTGGAGTGCCCCACTGCCTGCACTTGCAACCTGCAGATTTCTGATCTGGGTCTCAATGTCAATTGTCAGGAGAGGAAGATTGAGAGTATTTCTGAACTGCAGCCCAAACCCTATAATCCTAAGAAGATGTATCTGACAGAAAACTACATTGCTTTGGTACGCAGGGCAGATTTTGTGGATGCCACTGGGCTGGATTTGCTGCATCTGGGTAATAATCGGATCTCGGTCATTCAGGACCGAGCTTTTGGGGATTTAACTAATTTGCGAAGGTTGTACCTGAATGGGAACCGGATCGAGCGGCTGAGCCCAGAGCTGTTCTATGGGCTGCAGAGCCTGCAGTACCTCTTCCTGCAGTACAACGTCATCCGGGAGATAGAGGCGGGCACCTTTGAACCGGTCCCGAACCTTCAGCTGTTGTTTTTGAACAACAACCTGCTGAGGTCTTTGCCAGGGAACATTTTTTCTGGTCTGTCTCTCTACAGGCTGAGCCTGCGGAGCAACCACTTCTCCTACCTGCCAGTGAGCGGGGTGCTGGACCAGCTGAAATCCCTGCTGCAGATCGACCTGCACGAGAACCCCTGGGACTGCACCTGCGACGTGGTCGGCATGAAGCTGTGGCTGGAGCAGCTCAACACCGGTGTCCTGGTGGACCAGGTTATCTGTGAGTCCCCTAAGAAGTTCGCCCAGAACGACATGCGGGCCGTGCGGGTGGAGCTGCTGTGTCCCGACTACTCGGACATCGTCGTCTCCACGCCCACGCCGTCGCCGGGCCAGCTGCCGGCCAGAACCACCTCCCCGTCCGCCACCGTTCGCCTGAACGGCACGGCGGCGGCAGGGGGCTCGACGGGCGGCGGCTCCTCGGTGCCGCTCTCGGTGCTGAtcctcagcctgctgctggTCTTCATCATGTCGGTCTTCGTGGCGGCGGGGCTCTTCGTCCTGGTGATGAAGCGCCGCAAGAAGGGCCAAGGCGACCACGCCAGCGCCAACAACTCCGACGTGAGCTCCTTCAACATGCAGTACAGCGTCTACGGCGGcggccaccaccaccaccaccaccacccacacCTCCAGCAGCACCCGCCCCATCGCGGCGGCGGGGGCAGCGCGGCGCTGCCCAAAGTGAAGACGCCCGCCGGGCACGTCTACGAGTACATCCCGCACCCCTTGGGCCACATGTGCAAAAACCCCATCTACCGCTCGCGAGAAGGCAACGCGGGGGAGGATTACAAAGACCTCCACGAGCTCAAGGTCACCTACGGCGCCCACCCCCTGCAGCCCGGGGGGGGCACggcgccgccccccccgccgccgccgcccccgccgcccgcgCCCGGCGGGGAGGAGGCGCCCGCGCGCAGCCCCGCGTACAGCGTGAGCACCATCGAGCCGCGGGAGGAGCTGCTCTCCCCGGGGCAAGACGCCGACCGCTTTTATAGGGGCATTTTGGAGCCCGACAAACACTCGCCCTCTTCCGCGCTGGGCACGCCCGGCTCCGCTCTCCCCGAGTACCCCAAGCTCCCCGCCGCCTATACCTACTCCCCCAACTATGACCTTAGGCGCGCCCACCAGTACTTGCACCCGGGGCCGGGGGACGGCAGGCTCCGGGAGACGGTGCTCTACAGCCCCCCGAGTACTGTCTATGTAGAGCCCAACAGGAACGAGTACCTGGAGctaaaagcaaaactaaacGCAGAGCCGGACTACCTCGAAGTGCTGGAAAAACAGACCACGTTCAGCCAGTTCTGA
- the SLITRK5 gene encoding SLIT and NTRK-like protein 5 isoform X1, producing MCARPCASAGASAPPACGGGVSVRAPHQASPAAEILASAPAAPRSARAAGRNLHGLPPCLGPGDFGRRNKMYACCSTVTLEQDLNKKMHIWMLQTIAFALTSLVLSWAESIEYYGEICDNACPCEEKDSILTVSCENRGIISLFEISPPRFPVYHLLLSGNLLNRLYPNQFVNYTGASILHLGSNDIQDIETGAFHGLRGLRRLHLNNNKLELLRDDTFLGLESLEYLQVDYNYISVIEPNAFSKLHLLQVLILNDNLLSSLPNNLFRFVPLTHLDLRGNRLKLLPYVGLLQHMDKVVELQLEENPWNCSCELIALKDWLDSISYSALVGDVVCETPFRLHGRDLDEVSKQELCPRRLILDYEMRPQTPLSTTGYFHTTPASVNSVATSSSAVYKSPLKPPKGTRQPNKTRVRPTSRLPSKDLGYSNYGPSIAYQTKSPVPLECPTACTCNLQISDLGLNVNCQERKIESISELQPKPYNPKKMYLTENYIALVRRADFVDATGLDLLHLGNNRISVIQDRAFGDLTNLRRLYLNGNRIERLSPELFYGLQSLQYLFLQYNVIREIEAGTFEPVPNLQLLFLNNNLLRSLPGNIFSGLSLYRLSLRSNHFSYLPVSGVLDQLKSLLQIDLHENPWDCTCDVVGMKLWLEQLNTGVLVDQVICESPKKFAQNDMRAVRVELLCPDYSDIVVSTPTPSPGQLPARTTSPSATVRLNGTAAAGGSTGGGSSVPLSVLILSLLLVFIMSVFVAAGLFVLVMKRRKKGQGDHASANNSDVSSFNMQYSVYGGGHHHHHHHPHLQQHPPHRGGGGSAALPKVKTPAGHVYEYIPHPLGHMCKNPIYRSREGNAGEDYKDLHELKVTYGAHPLQPGGGTAPPPPPPPPPPPAPGGEEAPARSPAYSVSTIEPREELLSPGQDADRFYRGILEPDKHSPSSALGTPGSALPEYPKLPAAYTYSPNYDLRRAHQYLHPGPGDGRLRETVLYSPPSTVYVEPNRNEYLELKAKLNAEPDYLEVLEKQTTFSQF from the exons atgtgtgcgcGCCCCTGTGCGAGCGCTGGTGCCTCGGCGCCGCCTGCgtgcggggggggggtgtcGGTGCGCGCTCCGCACCAAGCCTCCCCGGCTGCCGAGATACTCGCCTCCGCCCCGGCGGCTCCGCGCAGCGCCCGCGCAGCGGGGAGGAATCTTCATGGGCTGCCACCATGCTTGGGCCCTGGAGATTTCGGGCGAA gaaataaaatgtacGCTTGCTGCTCTACAGTAACTTTGGAACAGGATctcaataaaaaaatgcatatctGGATGCTGCAGACGATCGCATTTGCTTTAACATCGCTAGTCCTTTCGTGGGCAGAAAGCATCGAGTATTATGGGGAAATCTGTGATAATGCATGTCCTTGTGAGGAGAAGGACAGCATCTTAACAGTGAGCTGTGAAAACAGAGGGATCATCAGCCTTTTTGAGATCAGTCCACCAAGGTTCCCCGTGTACCACCTCTTGTTGTCTGGAAACCTTTTGAACAGGCTGTATCCGAACCAGTTTGTCAATTACACGGGCGCTTCAATTTTGCATCTGGGGAGCAATGACATACAAGACATTGAAACCGGGGCCTTTCATGGTCTGAGAGGTCTAAGGAGGCTGCACCTGAACAATAACAAGCTGGAACTTTTACGGGATGACACTTTCCTTGGACTAGAGAGTTTGGAATACCTACAGGTCGATTATAATTATATTAGCGTCATTGAACCCAATGCCTTCAGCAAACTGCATTTGCTGCAGGTGCTGATTCTCAATGATAACCTCCTCTCCAGTTTGCCCAACAACCTTTTCCGTTTTGTGCCCTTAACACACCTGGACCTGAGGGGTAACCGGCTGAAACTATTGCCCTATGTGGGCCTTTTGCAGCACATGGATAAAGTGGTAGAGCTGCAGTTGGAGGAAAACCCCTGGAATTGCTCTTGTGAGTTGATTGCTCTAAAGGATTGGCTGGACAGTATCtcctactctgctctggtgggagatgtggtTTGTGAGACCCCTTTCCGCTTACATGGTCGAGATTTGGATGAAGTCTCCAAGCAGGAGCTTTGCCCCAGACGGCTCATCTTGGATTATGAAATGAGACCACAGACACCATTGAGCACCACAGGGTATTTCCACACTACCCCAGCCTCAGTCAACTCTGTGGCCACttcttcttcagctgtttaCAAATCCCCTTTGAAGCCCCCCAAAGGGACCCGCCAACCCAACAAAACAAGGGTGCGACCCACTTCCCGCCTGCCCTCAAAAGACCTGGGATACAGCAACTACGGACCCAGCATTGCCTACCAGACCAAATCCCCGGTGCCTCTGGAGTGCCCCACTGCCTGCACTTGCAACCTGCAGATTTCTGATCTGGGTCTCAATGTCAATTGTCAGGAGAGGAAGATTGAGAGTATTTCTGAACTGCAGCCCAAACCCTATAATCCTAAGAAGATGTATCTGACAGAAAACTACATTGCTTTGGTACGCAGGGCAGATTTTGTGGATGCCACTGGGCTGGATTTGCTGCATCTGGGTAATAATCGGATCTCGGTCATTCAGGACCGAGCTTTTGGGGATTTAACTAATTTGCGAAGGTTGTACCTGAATGGGAACCGGATCGAGCGGCTGAGCCCAGAGCTGTTCTATGGGCTGCAGAGCCTGCAGTACCTCTTCCTGCAGTACAACGTCATCCGGGAGATAGAGGCGGGCACCTTTGAACCGGTCCCGAACCTTCAGCTGTTGTTTTTGAACAACAACCTGCTGAGGTCTTTGCCAGGGAACATTTTTTCTGGTCTGTCTCTCTACAGGCTGAGCCTGCGGAGCAACCACTTCTCCTACCTGCCAGTGAGCGGGGTGCTGGACCAGCTGAAATCCCTGCTGCAGATCGACCTGCACGAGAACCCCTGGGACTGCACCTGCGACGTGGTCGGCATGAAGCTGTGGCTGGAGCAGCTCAACACCGGTGTCCTGGTGGACCAGGTTATCTGTGAGTCCCCTAAGAAGTTCGCCCAGAACGACATGCGGGCCGTGCGGGTGGAGCTGCTGTGTCCCGACTACTCGGACATCGTCGTCTCCACGCCCACGCCGTCGCCGGGCCAGCTGCCGGCCAGAACCACCTCCCCGTCCGCCACCGTTCGCCTGAACGGCACGGCGGCGGCAGGGGGCTCGACGGGCGGCGGCTCCTCGGTGCCGCTCTCGGTGCTGAtcctcagcctgctgctggTCTTCATCATGTCGGTCTTCGTGGCGGCGGGGCTCTTCGTCCTGGTGATGAAGCGCCGCAAGAAGGGCCAAGGCGACCACGCCAGCGCCAACAACTCCGACGTGAGCTCCTTCAACATGCAGTACAGCGTCTACGGCGGcggccaccaccaccaccaccaccacccacacCTCCAGCAGCACCCGCCCCATCGCGGCGGCGGGGGCAGCGCGGCGCTGCCCAAAGTGAAGACGCCCGCCGGGCACGTCTACGAGTACATCCCGCACCCCTTGGGCCACATGTGCAAAAACCCCATCTACCGCTCGCGAGAAGGCAACGCGGGGGAGGATTACAAAGACCTCCACGAGCTCAAGGTCACCTACGGCGCCCACCCCCTGCAGCCCGGGGGGGGCACggcgccgccccccccgccgccgccgcccccgccgcccgcgCCCGGCGGGGAGGAGGCGCCCGCGCGCAGCCCCGCGTACAGCGTGAGCACCATCGAGCCGCGGGAGGAGCTGCTCTCCCCGGGGCAAGACGCCGACCGCTTTTATAGGGGCATTTTGGAGCCCGACAAACACTCGCCCTCTTCCGCGCTGGGCACGCCCGGCTCCGCTCTCCCCGAGTACCCCAAGCTCCCCGCCGCCTATACCTACTCCCCCAACTATGACCTTAGGCGCGCCCACCAGTACTTGCACCCGGGGCCGGGGGACGGCAGGCTCCGGGAGACGGTGCTCTACAGCCCCCCGAGTACTGTCTATGTAGAGCCCAACAGGAACGAGTACCTGGAGctaaaagcaaaactaaacGCAGAGCCGGACTACCTCGAAGTGCTGGAAAAACAGACCACGTTCAGCCAGTTCTGA